In Pirellulales bacterium, the following are encoded in one genomic region:
- the rpmI gene encoding 50S ribosomal protein L35: MPKQKTHKGTKKRFRLSATGKAMHRSAGTSHLAARMSQKRKRQLRGTSAASVVTSKTIAQALNGHSY, from the coding sequence ATGCCCAAGCAAAAGACCCACAAAGGGACCAAGAAGCGGTTCCGCCTGTCGGCCACCGGCAAGGCGATGCATCGCTCGGCAGGCACCAGCCACTTGGCCGCCCGGATGAGCCAAAAGCGCAAGCGTCAACTCCGCGGCACGAGCGCCGCTTCGGTCGTGACGTCGAAGACGATCGCGCAGGCCCTCAACGGCCACAGCTATTAA